One Natronorubrum halophilum genomic window, TGCTCGTTGAGCTGGTGGCCGGTCGACTGAACGGCCTGCGTTTCCGTCGATTCCTGCAGGCAGTCGACGTAGGCGACGCCGATCGAAATATCGTTTCCCTTGGCCCGCTCGACGGCCTGATTCGTGATGAACTTCGAACAGAGCGACTTGCCCGTTCCCGTCTTTCCGTAGACGAGCACGTTGTTCGGCGTATTGCCTCGAGTCGCCGGTTTGATCGCGTTCGCGAGGTTCATCAGTTCGTCTTCGCGACCGATGATTCGGTCGCCGTCGGGAAGGTGTGAGACTTGCAGGAGCTCTTTGTTCTGGAAGATCTCGTTTTCGCTCCCGAAGTAGTCCGTGGAATCCGACATTCAGTTATCGGAGATATCACCCGCCCCGTTCTTAAACGTTCGGAGCCTGGTTGCCGCTGTATATGCACAAATTTTGAGATAGAGTGGCTGAGGACTGGGAGCTACACCCCTCGGTGCCGCTGTATAGTCTCGATTTAACCCCGGAGTTCCGCTGTATAGACGGATCGGACCCCCGAATGCCGCTGTATAGCGAGAGTCGCGTTCGGACCGCCTGCGGACTGACGGGCGCACGGTTTGCCGTCGAACGCGATGATTTGCGGTCGGACGTAACCGGCTTTCAGTTTCGGTCGAACCGAAGAGTCCCCCTCCGGGGTTTCGCCCGGCAATACGATCGAGGTGAACGACGCGGAATTCCGTTGCGCCTCGAGCGAAGTACCCCCGAGTGCCGCTGTATAGTCCCGTTCCCTGGGAGGGAACCGGACGTGCTCCCGCCTCGATAATACCGTAGTTCCGCTGTATGGATTCAAAAGGGTTTCTATAGGGGGTAAGTCGACCGTTTTACACCCCTCGGTGCCGCTGTATGTGGGGACACAGACCCCGTGTTGCCGCTGTAACGATGTGTGGGTGCGTGGGCACCCGAAACGGTGGTCGGCGGCAAATGACCGACGGCAAACAGTACGGAAACGCTTCGCGAGGACGAGCTATGGAACCTGGTGAGCGACAGCGCAAGAGCGGACGAGGAACCAGAACCACAGGAGCGAACGAACAGACGGGACAAGTAGATCGAAGAACGAATTGGCCGGAAACGGACAGGAACGATGGTCGAAGCCGACTCGAGAAGCGGCGGCACGTTCGATACCGACCGAACGAGATCGCGTTCGATACGCTCAATGGACGATTACACAGAAGTGATATTTAAGCGTGTAGATTTGCCCCGTCCCGATCGCTTTCGTCACTCCTCGTTTGAAACAGGTTGGATCCTCATTTGAAACGGGTTCGGTCGAATTCTCGGGCAACGGACGCTCTTTCAGCCCCATACAGCGGCACCGAGGGGTGTCTCTCCACTGCGGTTACTCCGCAGCGCAGATCTCGACGAAGTTCCGCAGAATCCGGAGCCCGGTCTCGCCGCTCTTTTCCGGGTGAAACTGGGTTCCAAAGACGTTGCCCTCCTCGTTGGCGACGATCGACGGGAACTCGAGTTCGTAATCGGTCGTCGCGACCGTCGCACCCTCGTCGTCGGGAACCGCGTAGTAGGAGTGGACGAAGTAGGCGTACTGTCCATCGACACCGGCCACGAGCGGATGGTCACGCTCTACGTCCAACTCGTTCCAACCCATGTGCGGAACCTTCTGTCCCTCGGTAAACCGGACGTTAGTGCCCGGAACCAAATCGAGCCCCCGGACCGCGGACTCGCCGTCGTTTTCGCCCTCCTCACTGCTCGTCAGGAGCATCTGCATGCCGAGACAGATCCCGAACAGTGGGGTTCCGGATTCGGCGACCTCGAGGAGGTCCTCGCGGAGCGGGTCGGCGTTCTCGACGCCCTCGCGGAACGCGCCGACGCCGGGCAGAACGACGCCGTCGGCCGCGGCGAATGCCTCCGGATCGTCGGTAATCTCGACGTCGGCACCCGCGCGCTCTAAGCCGCGAGTGACGCTTCGCAGGTTCCCCAGCCCGTAATCGACGATGACAACCGAGGCGAGAGACTGCTCACTGGAAGACGTAACAGTGCTCATACCGGTACTCGGTGGGCCGCGTTCAAGTGCATTGCTCTTCGTGTAATCGTCTCGGGATCGACTCCCACAACCCGCGGCGGACTCCTACAACCCGCAGCAGAACCCTACAATCGAAGCAGAACCCCACAACCCGTAGCGGACTCCCACAACCCGCAGTGACGCGACTCAAAACCCATCAAGTCGCGTCTGTCCACCCTCGGAACCCTCCACGTCGGCGAGCTCGGCCGCCCGTTGCAGCGCGTTCTCGAACGTCTCCTCCTGGCTCCGGTCGTAGAGCGTCGCCGCCGGGTGGATGCAGATCAGTACCCGCCGCGGCGTGCCCTCGATGCGAACGTCCTCGACCGATCCCGCTTCCTTCGTGACCGCCACGGAGCGACCCAGCAGGTGCTCGCTGGGGACCTTCCCAAGGGTGACGATCACGTCCGGATCCAACCGGTCGAGTTCCCGCTCGAGGTAGCCGCGACAGTTCTCGAGTTCCGCTTTGTGGGGATCGCGGTTCTCCGGCGGTCGACAGCGTACGCAGTTGGTGATGCGGATATCATCGCGCGCGAGTCCGACGGTGCGGAGACCGTCGTCGAGTACCGTCCCGCTACGTCCGACGAAGGGTTCACCGTCGGCGTCCTCCTGTGCGCCCGGCCCCTCGCCGACGAACACCATGTCGGCGTCCTCGGGACCGGTTCCGTTGACGATTCGACTTCGAGAGTCCACGAGCGCCGGACAGCGCGTACACTCGGTTACGCAGAGATCCTCCATCTCTCCCATAGTAGTGGCTCAAACGGCCGCCTACTACGTCTTTCGGGTCGCAGATGCGTATCGTCTGCGGGATGTGACCGTAGTATCTAGCTTCGGGATGTGATCGTGAATCCGCGATTTTACTCGCGTGACCTGACGTACGAATCGCCCGCTCGAGCGGCCTGTCGGGCGACGCGAAGCGGCTCCGGGCGACCGCCGGCGGGCGTGAACGTCCGTACGACCGCCGCTGCGTCGTCGGCATCGCAACCGATGTGTCTGACGTAGACCGTTTCGTCGTTGACCGACAGCTGTCGACGGTCGGGAAGGGAGCGATACGTCTCGAGGCGCTCGGCGCGCTCGGTGCCGGAAAACGCGTCGTGGATGCCGTCCTCGAGACCGTCGCTCGCCTCGAAGGAGACGGCGATCACCGGTCGCTCGGCGGCCTCGTGAATCCGCGAGCACTCGAGCAGGTTGTACCACGCGGGTGCGATCGCGCCGAGCAGCACGTACCGGACGTCCGGACGGCAGAGTTCGCCGACGAGCGCCAGAACGGCGTCGGTCGCGTCGGTCCCGCCGACGGTACACGAGCGGTAGGCGAGTCCGTCGAGGACGCCGTCGGCACGAACGACAGCGCCGGCGAGCGTGCTCCGGTCGTTGTCAGGGTGGAACGACTCGGCGATACCCACCGCTCGCACCCCGCGTTTCATCGGATCAGGTCTCGTCTTTGATCTCTTTGAGCCGATCGAGCAACTCGTCGCTCGACGCGCCGTTTTCGAACTCGATCTCTCCGTTGTGGTCGTTTTCGTCGGATCGTACCCCGTTGGTGTCGTCAAAATCAGCCTCGACTTCCTGTTGCTCGGATTCGTCGTAGCTTCCGAATCCCATACGGTGTTCCCTTCGTGCTTACGGGTGAAAAATCTCGCGGTCGCGCAGTCCCTCGTCGGTCGCGATAGGCCCTCGTCACCGGTGTGGGCCTCCTACGTCGGGTTTACGATCTGCGAACCGAGCTCACGACCGGCGAACGGGCGGGTACGGACGGCACCATTTTGAGCCCGGCGCTCGACGCTTCGCGTATGGAAGTCCATCACGTCACCGAGGGCGCGGAGACGTTCACCTGCAACGCCTTTCTCGCGATCGGCGAGGAAACGACGCTGGTCGACGCCGGCGCGTGGGACGGTATCGTCGATGAAATTCGAACGCACACGGACGAGATCGACGCCGTCGTTATCACCCACCAGCACGGCGATCACGTCGCCCAGCTCGAGGCCGTCGTGGACGCCTTCGACCCCGACGTATACGCCTACGACGACCATCCGACTCGCACCCACGAACTCGAGGACGGCGATACGGTGACGATCGGCGACGAGTCGTTCGACGTGGTCTACACGCCGGGACACGCCGACGATCACGTCTCGTTCGTCTCGGACAGCTCGCTGTTCTCCGGAGACGTGGCCGTCCACGACGACGGCGCGTTCGAGTACGGGAGTTTCGGCCGCACCGATATGGCCGGTCAGTCCCGCGAGCGACTCATCGAGAGCCTCGAAGAACTGCTCGAGCGCATGCCGAACGGCGGTCGCGCGAGTTCCGAGCGAAGCGAGTCTCCCGGCGTCGAACACATGTACTCGGGTCACGGCGGCGTCTTCCACGGCGACGTACGGGACGTGGTCGAGACGGGGCTCGAACGAGCCGAAAAGCGGGAACCGAAGTATCCCGACGAGTAACGGCGGGCGGCTCCCAAACGATATCGCGTCCGGAACGGTACCGCTGAACGTCGCGGCAAACAGACCGTGTCCGCGGAACGACACCGTCGAACGTCACGATAGTAACCGCCGAGAACTGCGATTGTAATAATCGCTGAGCGTCACGAACGACAGCAGCCGCTGAGCACCACTACACGCGACCGCCGGTCCGGCGTCGAAACTGACGAGAGAGACGAGAACAGAACGAGAGACGAGCCGACCTCGTCGACGGTTATGCGGCTCGAGCTTCCTTCGCCTTCGGACGAAGGTTCTTGTAGCCGCACTTGCGGCAACTGTTTGCGCCCTTCGAGTTGCGGGCGTTACAGCGCATGCAGATCATCTTCTCGAGCGTCCGTTTTTCCGCGGCGTCGAAACTGGCCATACCGCAGGTTACCCGGTCGGACATATAACCGCTGTGATTGCCAGCCGGCGGGTCCGACGGCCGGTCGCTACTCGTCCGTCGCGTCTTCGGCCCCTTCCTCGGCCAGATAGTCCGCCTGTACGGCGACGACCTCGCTCGAGTCCGTACACTCGCTGTATCGTCGAAGGGGCTCCTCGTTGAGCGTGAGGAAGGTCTCGCCCCACCGAAACGGCTCGAGGAGGTCCGCAGCGCGCTCGTACTCGTCGAAGATGCAACACGCGCTCGCGAGCGCCTCGACGGTCGTCAGTCGAAACGGACGACCGTAGTTGACGGGATTGGCGGCGACGAGGAAGGGGAGCGCCCGATGGACGCCGTTCATTCGGAACGACGCCGATTCGGCGGACTCCCACGAGCAATCGAGCGCGACGAGCGTCCCGAGGCCGTCCTCGGCGTCAGCCGGCGAAAGCGCCCGGTCGGCGTGGGGATTGAGGACGACGCCGTAGGGGACCTGCTCCATCCGCCGGTAGAGGGTCGCCTCGTCGAACTTCTCGAGGCGGCGCGCGGTGCACTTCTTCGGATCGTCGTCACCCTCGTAGTAGACGTGACACTCCACGGTCGTCCGTAGGGGGAGCCGAGAGAAAAGGCGTGCGAAACGAAGGCGTGCGGAACGCCCCGGAAGCGAGCCACAGCGGGCGGTTATCAGTCCTCGCAGACCGCCTCGCCGCTGATCAGTCCTCGTGAATCGTCTCACCGCGATTGAGTCGCGCGGCGATCGAAAACGTCTGCTCCGCCTCCCGGCGAGTCGGACCGTGTGCGGCCATGTAGCGGGCGGTCCCGACGAGCGGAACGCGACGCCGTGGTTCCGGGCCGGTGACGGACTCCGATTGCGGTCCCGCTCGATCCTGTAACTCGAACTGTCGGAACGCCGCCTCGAGGTTCTGGAGCGTGTGGAAACCGGCGTCCTCGCGAAGCAGTCCGTGGCCCAGCGTGCGTTTCAACGCCGCCGGATCGCCGCCGCAATCGAAGAACTCGCCGACCAGCCGTCCGGCTTCGTTCACCTCGCCTTCGGTATCGAACGTCTCGAGGAGGTCCTCAAGGATCACGTCCGGATCGCGCCCGGTGTCGTTGTCGCCGGGAGCGGGAATCGGCGCAGGCGGCGTGTTGAGGAACCGATCGAGGTAGACGTTGATGGCGGCGTCGAAGACGCCCCGGTAGAGCTCCACCGCGTCCGTCCGTCGCGTACTCCGGTGGACGGCGTTCGCGTACGTGAACGTGTGGTGGACGGTGTTCCAGTCGCTGAACTCGTTTGCGGTGCCGAACTGCGCGACGCGCGTGCCGGCGGCGGCGGCCACTTCGGCGGCGAGTTCCTCGGTAGTCCCACCCCCGCGAACGGCGTCCGCGAGCGCATCGACGATGGCTTCGGGATCATCTCCGAGCAGCGTCTCCTGAAAGTCGCTCGGCGGAGACCAGGCGTTCCCCGCCCCCGCACTCGCGAGATCCTCGAGCCCGCTCGTCTCCGTCACGTTGCCGCCGTAGACGTCCTCGAGCAACGCGACGAGATCGATCGGCTGTCGCCACGACGATCGCTCGTCGCTCCGCGCGGCGGTGACGAGCGGCTCGATCAGGCTCGACAACGCCGCATCAGCGTGATCCCAACCCACGTGCTCGAGGCTCTCGAAGGCCGTGTTGGTGAAATCGAGCACGTGTCCGGTCGAGAGATACGGATGGTCGGTCGCGGCGGCGAGGATCAGTTCGGCGACCTCGGCTTCGGACCTCCCCGACGCGATCGTGGTGTGAAGACAGCGCTCCGCACCGTCTCGATCACGGACCTCGACGCAGTCTCGGAACCACGACTTCAGCCGGTCGAACGCGACCTCGTCCGTCGAAAACGACGGCTGCTCGAAGTTCGGCGGTTCGCCCGCACAGTCGTTCGCCACGCTGCGAACGCCGGTGTACAGCGCTCGCTTTCGATCCTCGGGTTCGAGGTCGTCGATCACGTTCGCCATGCAGCCGAGAATGGTCAGCCCCGGACCCCATCCCGATTCGCGGTACCGGGTACCGAACTCGAGGGTCGTCGCCATCGGCTCCCGGTAGTCGACCCCAGCGTCGATAAGTCCAATCGTCGACTTCGCAACCACGAGTCGGAGATTCTCCTCGAGGCCGGTTTCGAGGCGCTCGGCCCAGTGCTCTGCGGGCGGTAGCTCACGCGACGGATTCGGATTCACGTAGACGGTGTCGTCCCGAATCCGAGTCGGATACGTCTGCACGTCGTCGGCCCACGGATCGAACGTGTCGCCACAGGAGAGTTCGAATCGCGCGTGGTGCCAGTGACAGGTGAGGATGCCGTCGTCGACGGTTCCTTCGACCAGCGGGAACCCCATGTGCGGGCAGCGGTTGTTCACGGCCCGAACCTCGCCATCGGAGTAAAACACGGCGAGCGGCGTTCCGTCGATGCTCACCAGTTCGCGTCCCGTCTCCTCGAGGTCTGCCAGCGCAACGGCCGCCCGAAATTCATCTGCTGTCGCCATACGAACGCTGTCGACGCACACGCGTGTAAGCGTTCGCTGAACGGAGCTATTGTATTTGAATCGACATGACGCTTCGACTGATCGAAACGGCTCCGATAGCCGCGGGTCTCGCGGCGAAGACCCATCGTTCGGAGTGGCACGTTTTTGGCGCTCGCGGCGAAACGGTCGAGGTATGGATCCGACCGCCCTCGTTCGGCGATACTACGACGCGCTCGACGAGCACGACTACGAGACGCTCGAGGGTCTGCTCGCCCCCGACTTCGTCCAACGCCGACCCGATCGGACGCTCGAGAGTCGCGAGGCGTTCGTCCGCTTCATGCGCGACGACCGGCCGAACCCGGACACGAGCCACGAACTCGAGGGAGTCCTCGCCGACGGCGACCGAGTCGCGGCCCGCGGCCGGGTGCTCGACGGCGAGACGGAACTGTTCGCCTTCGCGGACTTCTTCGACCTCGAGGACGGTCGGATCGAGCGACTCGAGACCTATAGTAGCCACTGACAGTCAATGCACACCTGATCGCACGAGAGCAGCACGGTTCGGAGCGAACGGAGTGGGCGAGAACCGCGGCTGTGCAATGGGTGTGTAAATCGTTTCAATTGTTACTATACTCGCGGTAGGTCGGTGCTTCGCAACTGAGTCCCGCCACAAAAGAGGGCATAGTAGCTAACAGAAGTGTACCCAGTACGTGTGCCCGTTCGAACACGTCACCTTCGTCTGCTCACCGAACGCTGCGACGGAGCGACTGGGTTTCAGTTCGACGTCGTCGGGCACCGAAATACTCGTCTGCGTTGCACACTGTGGACATTTCACCTGTTGTATCGCGGTTACCTGCATCTTCTTTTCCCGTGTGTCCAGACGCCATGCTAGTATATAACACGTATTCAGGAAAACGATAGTAAGTCCGCTACTGGCCGAACGGTCGTGCCACCGCTCCGTTCACACTCGGCAACCGCCAGCGCTTATGCCGAGCAGTTGTTCGGCCCCAACTCGAGTTCCGCTCGTTCCTCGGGTGGTCGCTCCGTCACGCCGCGGTTCAGATCGATGATCTCCTCGTAGTTCGCCGGCTCCTCGCCGCTGTCCGCCATTCGATCCACGAAGTCGGCCTCCTCGAGTTCGAGCAGATCGATTCCAGTGCGCGCGTTTCTGACGGTCGTCGCGATCGCCTCGCCCGGCGCGCCGTGTTCGAACTCGCCGTCCGCGGTGACCGTGACGTGGCCCGGCAGAACGGTGAGTCCCTCCGGCTCGGCCAGGATCGTGCCATGCAACGTCCGGTAGAGCAGTTCCGCCCCTCGCTCGCCCTCGTCCTCGCTGAACTCGAGTTCCGTCCGCCCCACCGACTGGGTGTGCAGCGTGTCGGCGGTCAACAGCGCCTCGTCGTCGACGAGGAGATTGATCATCTCGGTCGTGTGCCCCGGCGCGGCCAGCGTCTTGAGTTCGCGCTCGCCGACGTCGAGGACCGCGTTACGCTCGAGCGACTCGAACTCAAGGTCGACGCCACGGTCGCCGGCCCGCTCGCCGAGGTAGTAGGGGACCTCGAGTCGGTCGGCGAGTTCCCGACCACCGGAAACGTGATCGGCGTGGACGTGCGTATCGATCACGCCCGCGATCGTAAGCCCGGCCTCCTCGGCGGCGATCTCGAACTCGTCGACGTCGCCGGTCGGGTCGACGACGACGGCCTCGCCCGTCGCGTCGCAGCCGACGACGTAGCCCAGACAGCCCTTCGCGCGACGCTGTACCTGAACGATCGTCAACCGGTCGTCGACGTCGAGTTCGACGTGATCGTAGACGCCGCTCCAGCCTTTCATCCCGCCGTCGACGGTTTGGACGTCGTACTCGTCGGTGGCCGACTCGAGGTGCGTCGCTAAGTTGCCCGACGAAATCCCCTTCGCGCACGTGGTGATCACCCGCTCGGCGTCACCGACGAGGTCACGGAACTCCTCGAGACGGCCGTCGAGATCCTCCTCCGGTCCGAACGGGAAGTGTAACGCGCCGGAAATGTGCCACGACTCGTAGCTCTCTTCGGGCCGCGTATCGACGATGGCGAACTCGGTGCCCTCGTCCTGAAGGTCCGCGAGTCGATCAGCGGAGAGTGTGGTGACCATAGCGGATCTACACCGGCATTCGACGTAAGTCTCGCCACGCACATGCCACCGAAACGAAACGCGGTTCCGCGCCTGCCCAGCGGTGTCGGATATCGATCGGCCGCCATCGCGTACAGACTCCCTGCATATAGCGGGAATCGGTCCCTCCACCCTCGAGGCCGGCCCATCACCTGAATGCGTGAGCGATCGTCGGCCTTCGACTCCTGATGGCGAAGTGCTAACGGCGGACCGGAGCAAGCTGACGGGTGATTTTTCTTTCGGCGGCCCTCGTCGCCGTCTCCGTCATCCCCACCGGCGGATTTACCCCGCGACCCGCCGGTAGCGGATTCGACGACGACTCGACCGACCCGTTCGACGACCGAACATTCAACTAGGTTACCTACTAGCGGATTAACTACCACCTATGTCCCTCTCCGATTCCGTTACTGCTACCGTCGCTGTACTCCGCCGCCGACCAGCAGATATCCTGCCGTGGTACCTGCTCGGAGCCGCCATCCCCGCTATCGTTCGCGTCGTTCCGTTTCTCGCCATCGTCGTCGGCTTCATCTATCTCGAGGTAACCGGTCACCTCGCGGTGATACGGGAGGAACTGGCCGGAATGGACACCGAGCCGCCGGATCCGAACGCGAGTCCCGAAGCGTTCGACGAGTGGGTGAGCGGGTTCGAACCCGTCTTCGACCAGGTGTTTACGCTGGGAATGAGCGCACTGATCGTCGTGACGATCATCGTGACGGTTCTCGTGAGCGTGTTCCTCGCTTCCACCGTCGCTGCCGGACAGCTAACGGCCTGTGCGTCCCGGCTGCGAAACGATCGAGGGTTAACCGCCGGTATCGCCGGCGCTCGTCGCTACTGGCTGCGGTTTCTCGGCCTGTACGTTCTCGAGTTTCTGCTGTGGATGGCGGTGCTTCTGACGATCGGAATCGGGACGGCACTCGTCACCGGTATCGCCGTGATGATGACCGGATCGCCGCTGCTCGCCGCCGGTTTTGCAGTCGTGGCTGCACTGATCGTCGTCGTCGTTCTCGCAGCGGTTCGGGCGCTGTTCGCGTTCGCGCCAGTTGCGGTCGTCGTCGACGACGAGACCGTTTTCGGGTCGCTGTCGAACGCCGGCGGGTTCATACGCTCCCGGCCGGTCGGTGCGGTATTCTACTACGCCATCGCCGTCGGAACGATGATCGCGATATCGGTCATCTCGGGCGCGCTCGTCCTCGTCAACGTGATGGCCTTTCCCTCGCTCGTGACCGCGCTGCTCGTCTTCCCGGCGCTCGATCTCCTGAAGACGGCTCTTTACACCGAGCACCGAAACCGACTGACGCCGCCGGTGATGCCGGAGCGCTCGCTCCGTAACCAGTTCACGACCGGCGCTCGACGCGGCTGGTCCGAGATGACGTCGTTCGTTCGGGCCACGCTCGGCACGCACGCGATCGTCGTCGCCCTCGCCCTCGCCAGTTTCTGGGTCGGCTGGGCGGTCGCCGGACCGTTCGCGGGTCCTCTCGAGACCTCGATTTCGGCTCGTCTCGAGGGCCACATCCCGCCGGCCGCGGCGCTCGAGTTCTTCGGAAACAACTGGATGGTCGCGATCACGACGGCCCTCTCCGGGATCGTTCTCGTCCTCCCGGCGATCGCCTCGTTGCTGTTCAACGGCGTCTTCATGGGGGTCTTCGCTCGGACCGAAGTCGAGCCGCTCGAACTCCTCGCGTTCGTGCTCCCCCACGGCGTCTTCGAGATTCCGGCGATCCTCATCGCGACGGCGCTCGGGATCCAGCTCGGTCTCGCCGGCTGGCGGACGCACCAGGGCCGTGCGACGCGGGCGGATCTCGCCGACGCGCTCGAGCGCGCGTTCTGGGTGCTCATCGGTATCGGTATCCTCCTCGCCGTCGCGGGGTTCATCGAGGGCTTCGTCAGCCCCTACTACTTCCGGCTCTTCCTCTGACTTCCTCCTCGTCGTGAACGCGGGTCCCTGTCGCCGAACAACGAGACTCGAGGAACGATCTCGAAGCGATTCGCCGGAGGCGGGGTTACCGGTACGCTTCGAACTCCTCGCCGAACAGCAGGAAGTAGGCCGTTCCGATCAGACCGATCACCGTCGCGATGGCGAACGCGAGGGCCGGGGAGCCGGCGAGCACCGCCTCGCCGGTCAGCGGGTTCGAAAACCCCTCCCAGATCAGGCCGCCCAGTGCGGCGCTCGGGATGACGATCAGGTTCCGCAGAAGGTAGTAGGTACCCGTGACGCGACCGCCAGCGCCCTGCTTCGCCGGGCCGACGATCAGCGCTTTGTGCGCGGGCAGGCCGGCGAAGCGCAACCCGGAGAACGCAAAGAGGACGGCGAGCGCGGCCGCGCTCTCGGGTGCGTTGATGAGTAGGATCGGAAAGATCGCGTAGACGGCGAAGCCGAGTGCGACCACCGGTTTCAGCCCGACCCGTTCGGCGGCTTTCGAGGCCGGAATCATGACCAGTAAGGCGACGAGCATCTCGAGGACGAGCAACATCCCGAAGTACGACTGGGGGCTGAGATCGACGGTGCCGACCGCGGGCATGGAAAGGGAGAGTCCGACCCCGAGAAATCGGGTGACGACGATGACGAAGAAGACGTAGACCATGCCGTTGGAGAACCGAACGAGGGTGTCGCCGATCAACAGCGGACGGAGTTCGTCGGGCATGGCTCGCAGGTCCGTGAGGACCTGTGAGACGCCCTCGAACTCCTTGCCGAAACTGTCCTCCGCGGCTTCGTAGAGGAAATGCTGGACGAGGGTGCCGAGAACACCGAAGACGAGCGCGACGATCAGGATCAGCTGGAACGCGATCCGAACGTCGGCATCGCCCGAACCGAAGGGGAAGAAGAGGACGGCAGCGATCAGCGGGCCGACGAGAAAGGCGGTGCGACGAAACGTTTCGGTGCTCGCGAAGCCGGCAGCTAACTGCGACGGGGGGACCGCCTGCTTGACGATGGCATAGGTCGCGCCGAGTCCGAACGACTTCCAGGCCTGTGCGAGGATCAACCCGACGAAGACGGCGACGATGGCGAGCGACGTCGGCCCGGCCGAAACGTCCGCGAACAGGGGTGCGGCGAGCCAGATACCGAAACCGAGCGTCGAACACAGCCCGAACGCGGTCAGGGCGTACCGCGAGCCGATTCGATCCGAAACCGCCCCGCCGGGGTAGGGGTAGAGGGCGCTGATAACGTTCCCGAAGGTCCCGAACAAGCCGATGACGATCGCCGTCGCGCCCAGCGCGGACATGTACTCCGCCATGTACCGGTTCGTCATCTGGAACCCCAGACTGAACGCGAACATCGCCGCAGAGAGGACGATGACGTCGCGCTCGAGCGCGAAGAACTGCCGAAAGGCGTCGAGCGGATCGGCCTCCTCGTTCCTCGAGTCACCCTGCTCGAGACTCATACGCCTACAGTGCTCGCCCAGGGGACTTTGCGTTTCGCGTTCGGCGACGGGCGGACCGACGGCGGGTCGACCACCGAAACCCCGCTCCGGCTGGCGGACACCGAACCAATAAAGACGAACCGGTCCGTCGTCAGGGACATGACGACGACGCTCGGAACGGCGAGCGCGGGGCCCGGAGAGATCGATACGGGCCGTCTCGAGGTGGGCGAAACCCGGGACGGAAGTTCGGTCGGTCTGCCCGTCGCCGTGATCAACGGCGAACGGGCGGGAAAGACCCTCTACATGCAGGCGGCGAGCGACGGTGACGAACTCAACGGAATCGGCGTCATCCAGCGCGTCGTCCCCCGGATCGATCCCGCCGAAATCG contains:
- a CDS encoding 50S ribosomal protein L40e; translation: MASFDAAEKRTLEKMICMRCNARNSKGANSCRKCGYKNLRPKAKEARAA
- a CDS encoding uracil-DNA glycosylase, with amino-acid sequence MGEMEDLCVTECTRCPALVDSRSRIVNGTGPEDADMVFVGEGPGAQEDADGEPFVGRSGTVLDDGLRTVGLARDDIRITNCVRCRPPENRDPHKAELENCRGYLERELDRLDPDVIVTLGKVPSEHLLGRSVAVTKEAGSVEDVRIEGTPRRVLICIHPAATLYDRSQEETFENALQRAAELADVEGSEGGQTRLDGF
- a CDS encoding DUF5786 family protein — translated: MGFGSYDESEQQEVEADFDDTNGVRSDENDHNGEIEFENGASSDELLDRLKEIKDET
- a CDS encoding MBL fold metallo-hydrolase, whose protein sequence is MVTTLSADRLADLQDEGTEFAIVDTRPEESYESWHISGALHFPFGPEEDLDGRLEEFRDLVGDAERVITTCAKGISSGNLATHLESATDEYDVQTVDGGMKGWSGVYDHVELDVDDRLTIVQVQRRAKGCLGYVVGCDATGEAVVVDPTGDVDEFEIAAEEAGLTIAGVIDTHVHADHVSGGRELADRLEVPYYLGERAGDRGVDLEFESLERNAVLDVGERELKTLAAPGHTTEMINLLVDDEALLTADTLHTQSVGRTELEFSEDEGERGAELLYRTLHGTILAEPEGLTVLPGHVTVTADGEFEHGAPGEAIATTVRNARTGIDLLELEEADFVDRMADSGEEPANYEEIIDLNRGVTERPPEERAELELGPNNCSA
- a CDS encoding Rieske (2Fe-2S) protein, with the protein product MATADEFRAAVALADLEETGRELVSIDGTPLAVFYSDGEVRAVNNRCPHMGFPLVEGTVDDGILTCHWHHARFELSCGDTFDPWADDVQTYPTRIRDDTVYVNPNPSRELPPAEHWAERLETGLEENLRLVVAKSTIGLIDAGVDYREPMATTLEFGTRYRESGWGPGLTILGCMANVIDDLEPEDRKRALYTGVRSVANDCAGEPPNFEQPSFSTDEVAFDRLKSWFRDCVEVRDRDGAERCLHTTIASGRSEAEVAELILAAATDHPYLSTGHVLDFTNTAFESLEHVGWDHADAALSSLIEPLVTAARSDERSSWRQPIDLVALLEDVYGGNVTETSGLEDLASAGAGNAWSPPSDFQETLLGDDPEAIVDALADAVRGGGTTEELAAEVAAAAGTRVAQFGTANEFSDWNTVHHTFTYANAVHRSTRRTDAVELYRGVFDAAINVYLDRFLNTPPAPIPAPGDNDTGRDPDVILEDLLETFDTEGEVNEAGRLVGEFFDCGGDPAALKRTLGHGLLREDAGFHTLQNLEAAFRQFELQDRAGPQSESVTGPEPRRRVPLVGTARYMAAHGPTRREAEQTFSIAARLNRGETIHED
- the hisH gene encoding imidazole glycerol phosphate synthase subunit HisH, translating into MSTVTSSSEQSLASVVIVDYGLGNLRSVTRGLERAGADVEITDDPEAFAAADGVVLPGVGAFREGVENADPLREDLLEVAESGTPLFGICLGMQMLLTSSEEGENDGESAVRGLDLVPGTNVRFTEGQKVPHMGWNELDVERDHPLVAGVDGQYAYFVHSYYAVPDDEGATVATTDYELEFPSIVANEEGNVFGTQFHPEKSGETGLRILRNFVEICAAE
- a CDS encoding endonuclease dU, translating into MKRGVRAVGIAESFHPDNDRSTLAGAVVRADGVLDGLAYRSCTVGGTDATDAVLALVGELCRPDVRYVLLGAIAPAWYNLLECSRIHEAAERPVIAVSFEASDGLEDGIHDAFSGTERAERLETYRSLPDRRQLSVNDETVYVRHIGCDADDAAAVVRTFTPAGGRPEPLRVARQAARAGDSYVRSRE
- a CDS encoding nuclear transport factor 2 family protein → MDPTALVRRYYDALDEHDYETLEGLLAPDFVQRRPDRTLESREAFVRFMRDDRPNPDTSHELEGVLADGDRVAARGRVLDGETELFAFADFFDLEDGRIERLETYSSH
- a CDS encoding MBL fold metallo-hydrolase, yielding MEVHHVTEGAETFTCNAFLAIGEETTLVDAGAWDGIVDEIRTHTDEIDAVVITHQHGDHVAQLEAVVDAFDPDVYAYDDHPTRTHELEDGDTVTIGDESFDVVYTPGHADDHVSFVSDSSLFSGDVAVHDDGAFEYGSFGRTDMAGQSRERLIESLEELLERMPNGGRASSERSESPGVEHMYSGHGGVFHGDVRDVVETGLERAEKREPKYPDE
- a CDS encoding DUF367 family protein; translation: MECHVYYEGDDDPKKCTARRLEKFDEATLYRRMEQVPYGVVLNPHADRALSPADAEDGLGTLVALDCSWESAESASFRMNGVHRALPFLVAANPVNYGRPFRLTTVEALASACCIFDEYERAADLLEPFRWGETFLTLNEEPLRRYSECTDSSEVVAVQADYLAEEGAEDATDE